One genomic segment of Nitrosopumilus sp. includes these proteins:
- a CDS encoding DUF3240 family protein — MKLYTVKLLTITCEILAQKNIIDILKKHNITGYTTYEVDGNGSRGLRGQGLKNEKNVKVEVIMREEKLSDVVEEISRTLFANFAIVLYVSDVGVVRIEKF, encoded by the coding sequence ATGAAACTCTACACTGTAAAGTTACTAACAATTACCTGTGAAATTTTAGCACAAAAAAACATTATTGATATTTTAAAAAAACACAACATAACTGGATATACAACATATGAGGTTGATGGAAATGGTTCACGTGGATTAAGAGGTCAGGGTTTAAAAAATGAAAAAAATGTCAAAGTAGAAGTTATCATGAGAGAAGAAAAACTATCTGATGTGGTTGAGGAGATTTCTAGAACATTATTTGCAAATTTTGCAATAGTGCTTTATGTTAGTGATGTAGGTGTAGTAAGAATTGAAAAGTTCTAA
- the hemL gene encoding glutamate-1-semialdehyde 2,1-aminomutase: MLSNSKKLFNIAKKVIPSGVNSPVRYFEPYPFFTKKANGAYIWDEDNNRYIDFCNGYGALLLGHRRKEILASVKNQLNKGTLYCTPTEAEIELSKLIIGNFPSIDKVRLVNTGGEATMTAIRLARGFTKKKKIIKFEGCYHGAHDSVLVKAGSGSAHNGISVSDGGLDEVSKNTLVAQYNNIEDFQKIIRKNKDIAGVIVEPILANMGLILPEKNFLSDLRKITKENDIPLIFDEVVTGFRVAPGGAQEHFGIKPDITTMAKALSNGFTISAVGGRKEIMDLLSPAGKVYQASTFAGNPISVSAAISSIKTINKIKNKLYSKLERFNLLLSTSIDDMATDMGIAHQINFTASMFQIFFTSKPVVDFKTSKNADAKKFQKMFKTLLKHGIFIAPSQFEVVFLSDAHTENDLNKTLDAYHTAFKSVKN, translated from the coding sequence ATGTTGTCTAATTCCAAAAAATTATTCAATATTGCCAAAAAAGTAATTCCTTCAGGAGTTAATAGTCCTGTTAGATATTTTGAGCCATATCCATTTTTTACGAAAAAAGCAAATGGTGCATACATTTGGGATGAGGACAATAATAGATACATTGATTTTTGCAATGGTTATGGTGCCTTACTGTTAGGACATAGACGAAAAGAGATTCTTGCTTCTGTAAAAAATCAACTCAATAAAGGAACTCTTTACTGTACTCCAACTGAAGCTGAAATTGAATTATCAAAACTAATCATTGGAAATTTTCCATCAATTGACAAAGTCCGACTAGTAAACACTGGTGGAGAAGCTACAATGACTGCAATTAGATTAGCGCGTGGTTTTACAAAAAAGAAAAAGATCATAAAGTTTGAAGGATGCTATCATGGCGCACATGATTCTGTATTAGTTAAAGCAGGATCTGGCTCAGCTCATAATGGAATTTCAGTATCTGATGGTGGATTAGATGAAGTATCAAAAAATACCCTTGTTGCACAGTATAACAATATAGAAGATTTTCAAAAAATAATTCGTAAAAATAAAGATATTGCTGGAGTTATTGTAGAGCCAATCTTAGCTAACATGGGATTGATTTTACCAGAAAAGAATTTTCTCTCTGATTTGAGAAAAATTACAAAAGAAAACGATATTCCATTAATTTTTGATGAGGTAGTTACAGGATTTCGTGTGGCCCCTGGTGGCGCCCAAGAACATTTTGGAATCAAACCTGATATTACTACAATGGCAAAAGCACTAAGCAATGGTTTTACAATATCTGCCGTTGGAGGGAGGAAAGAAATAATGGATTTGCTATCTCCTGCAGGTAAAGTCTATCAGGCCAGTACCTTTGCAGGAAATCCTATATCTGTTAGTGCTGCAATTAGTTCGATTAAGACAATTAACAAAATCAAAAATAAACTATATTCAAAACTAGAGCGATTCAATTTGTTACTTAGCACATCCATTGATGATATGGCAACAGACATGGGAATTGCTCACCAAATCAATTTTACTGCATCTATGTTTCAGATCTTCTTTACTAGCAAACCTGTAGTTGATTTTAAAACCTCAAAAAATGCAGATGCAAAAAAGTTTCAAAAAATGTTCAAGACATTACTAAAACATGGTATATTCATTGCACCATCACAATTTGAAGTGGTTTTTCTCTCTGATGCTCACACTGAAAATGATTTAAACAAAACACTTGATGCATATCATACTGCATTCAAATCGGTGAAAAATTGA
- the pstB gene encoding phosphate ABC transporter ATP-binding protein PstB, with translation MIAENVTIKYGDFEAVKNITMKFPEKSVTALIGPSGCGKTTFLRCLNRMHDMTKNAKVIGKVMLDNIDLYDKSIDPIYHRRKVGMVFQKPNPFPTMSIYDNVTAGLKLNGVRDKKILDEIVEDSLKMAYLWDEVKNDLKKSAIELSGGQQQRLCIARALAIQPEVLLMDEPASALDPIATQKIEETITELKKEYTIIIVTHNMQQAVRVSDYTGFMYLGDLVEFRETKKLFTDPKNDLTAKYVQGQFG, from the coding sequence ATGATTGCAGAAAATGTAACTATAAAGTACGGTGATTTCGAAGCTGTAAAAAACATCACAATGAAATTTCCTGAAAAATCGGTGACAGCATTGATTGGGCCTTCAGGATGTGGGAAAACTACTTTTCTTAGATGTTTAAACAGAATGCATGATATGACAAAAAATGCTAAAGTGATTGGTAAAGTAATGCTTGACAATATTGATCTTTATGATAAGTCAATTGATCCTATCTATCACAGACGAAAGGTTGGGATGGTATTCCAGAAACCTAACCCTTTTCCAACCATGTCTATATATGATAATGTGACAGCAGGACTAAAACTCAATGGAGTTAGAGATAAAAAAATTCTTGATGAAATTGTTGAAGACTCTTTGAAGATGGCATATCTATGGGATGAAGTTAAAAATGACTTAAAAAAATCTGCAATTGAATTATCTGGTGGACAACAACAGCGTCTTTGTATTGCACGTGCATTAGCAATACAACCCGAAGTGTTGTTAATGGATGAGCCTGCTTCTGCACTTGATCCTATTGCAACACAAAAAATTGAAGAAACCATTACAGAATTAAAAAAAGAGTATACAATTATTATTGTAACCCATAATATGCAACAAGCTGTTAGGGTTTCTGATTATACTGGATTCATGTATCTTGGTGATCTAGTTGAATTTAGAGAAACAAAAAAGCTCTTTACAGATCCAAAAAATGATTTGACTGCAAAATATGTACAAGGACAGTTTGGTTAA
- a CDS encoding phosphate uptake regulator PhoU gives MEIVENKSQTRKMQLSGGATFIISLPKNWIDELKIKAGENVTIVKNSNQSLTLFPINRNEQDKKSTAIIYTTQKDSGESIKRKIIATYLAGYKTIKITTKGMRIFSEHSSSIRQLVRSKMIGTEIVESSSETMSIQILTRLPELSFETALKRMYLMANNMVRESIEALEEAEKEHADEVANMDDEVDRFSLYMRRNLVLAVGNESILQDMGLKKPSDCLGYRTIVSRIERIADHASLIAKRVKFMEGKIDPKIISKIKKLSENALDVFEKSITSVQEHDFEKAENVAQKVTQIINDEKQIMNKINENEKNSSVIRFALEDLRRIAEYSSDIAEVAIDDNIQNIILEE, from the coding sequence TTGGAAATAGTTGAAAATAAATCTCAAACAAGAAAGATGCAGCTTAGTGGAGGCGCCACATTTATTATTTCACTTCCAAAGAATTGGATCGATGAATTAAAAATCAAAGCTGGTGAAAATGTCACTATCGTTAAAAATTCCAATCAATCATTGACATTATTTCCAATAAACAGAAACGAGCAAGATAAAAAAAGTACTGCAATTATCTATACAACTCAAAAAGATTCAGGTGAATCAATTAAACGAAAAATTATAGCAACATACCTTGCAGGTTACAAGACAATTAAAATTACAACAAAAGGCATGAGGATATTTTCTGAGCATTCAAGCAGTATACGACAATTAGTTCGATCAAAAATGATTGGAACAGAGATTGTAGAATCAAGTTCAGAAACAATGAGCATTCAAATTCTTACAAGACTTCCTGAATTATCGTTTGAGACCGCACTAAAGAGAATGTACCTAATGGCAAACAACATGGTAAGAGAATCAATTGAAGCCTTAGAAGAAGCAGAAAAAGAACATGCAGATGAAGTAGCAAACATGGATGATGAGGTGGATAGATTTAGCCTCTATATGAGAAGAAATCTTGTTCTAGCAGTGGGTAATGAAAGTATTCTTCAAGATATGGGATTGAAAAAGCCCTCCGACTGCTTAGGATATAGAACCATAGTTAGCAGAATTGAGAGGATTGCAGATCATGCAAGTCTCATTGCAAAGAGAGTAAAATTCATGGAAGGCAAAATTGATCCAAAAATTATCAGCAAAATAAAAAAATTATCAGAAAATGCTTTGGATGTTTTTGAGAAATCAATTACTTCAGTTCAAGAACATGATTTTGAAAAAGCAGAAAATGTAGCTCAAAAAGTTACGCAGATAATTAATGATGAAAAACAGATAATGAATAAAATTAATGAAAATGAGAAAAATTCTAGCGTCATTAGGTTTGCATTAGAAGATTTACGAAGAATAGCAGAGTATTCCAGTGATATTGCAGAAGTTGCAATTGATGATAACATTCAAAATATAATTTTAGAAGAATAA
- a CDS encoding DUF47 domain-containing protein has product MGQWLSWIKSNEKELLTILDNLAKKAVETSEAVVVLLSDLNNVEQHQKIHRLETEADQLTRDIFSELNKTFITPLDREDMQRIASKIDDVIDFMDGIAARLYSYQITETPPYCLKMADELVKATQEVQYMISKLQKIKNPKDMIEHCRNTSDIEHAVDDLYRDAIKELFESNDAIKIIKLKDIYETMETASDRCVDVADVIEDIVLKYT; this is encoded by the coding sequence ATGGGACAATGGCTATCTTGGATTAAATCCAACGAAAAAGAACTTTTAACAATTCTTGATAACTTAGCAAAAAAAGCTGTGGAGACATCTGAAGCCGTAGTTGTCTTACTATCTGATCTAAACAATGTTGAACAGCATCAAAAAATTCATCGACTTGAAACAGAGGCTGATCAATTAACTCGTGATATTTTCTCCGAACTAAACAAGACCTTCATCACTCCGCTTGATCGTGAAGATATGCAGAGAATAGCCTCAAAAATCGATGATGTCATTGATTTCATGGATGGAATTGCTGCAAGACTATACAGTTATCAAATTACTGAAACTCCACCGTATTGTCTAAAAATGGCTGATGAGCTTGTTAAAGCCACTCAAGAAGTTCAATACATGATATCAAAATTACAGAAAATAAAAAATCCAAAAGACATGATTGAGCACTGCAGAAACACAAGTGATATTGAGCATGCAGTTGATGATTTGTATAGAGATGCAATCAAAGAACTGTTTGAATCAAATGATGCAATCAAAATCATTAAACTAAAAGATATCTATGAAACAATGGAGACAGCATCTGATAGATGTGTAGATGTTGCAGATGTCATTGAGGATATCGTTTTAAAATATACCTGA
- a CDS encoding helix-turn-helix transcriptional regulator translates to MNGISLLKCICDETRFEILELLQKDKELCVNDFVEKLKKDQPLVSHHLKTLKKCGIVKSRDEGKKAMYAISSNQLSDLISNVTKASKKIPVLCSEDTCC, encoded by the coding sequence ATGAATGGAATCAGTCTTCTAAAATGCATATGTGACGAAACAAGATTTGAGATTTTAGAATTATTACAAAAAGACAAGGAGCTTTGCGTAAATGATTTTGTTGAAAAATTAAAAAAAGATCAACCCCTAGTGTCACACCATCTAAAGACATTGAAAAAATGCGGTATTGTCAAATCAAGAGATGAAGGTAAAAAAGCAATGTATGCAATATCAAGTAATCAGTTATCAGATTTAATCTCAAATGTTACAAAGGCAAGTAAAAAAATTCCTGTTTTATGCTCAGAAGACACTTGTTGTTAG
- a CDS encoding arsenate reductase ArsC, with amino-acid sequence MVEPKKLLFVCVENAGRSQMAEAFLRKYAPDLQVVSAGTKPNVELNPIVVDVMSEIGIDMTNQKPKELTSQMIEESITVNMGCMDKESCPALFVKDVIDWNIPDPKGKDIAQVREIRDKIKSQVIELLDSIQDK; translated from the coding sequence ATGGTTGAGCCTAAAAAATTACTTTTTGTATGCGTAGAGAATGCAGGCCGAAGTCAGATGGCCGAAGCATTCCTTAGAAAATATGCTCCTGATCTTCAGGTAGTTAGTGCAGGAACTAAACCCAATGTTGAGCTTAACCCAATTGTTGTAGATGTAATGAGTGAAATTGGAATTGATATGACAAATCAAAAACCAAAAGAATTAACCTCTCAAATGATAGAAGAATCAATTACCGTTAACATGGGGTGTATGGATAAGGAATCATGTCCTGCATTATTTGTAAAGGATGTGATTGATTGGAACATTCCAGATCCTAAAGGCAAAGACATTGCACAAGTTAGAGAAATTCGAGATAAAATAAAATCTCAAGTCATTGAACTCTTAGATTCTATTCAGGACAAATAG
- the pstC gene encoding phosphate ABC transporter permease subunit PstC, translating to MSKPKLYTPKTGKRQISDKIFKIAATVAGVYVLAIIVLLVFQLFTESYPIWEEDGFSFITGTDWNAVEGRESFGALPYIFGTLVTSALAMAIGVPLSIAIAMFISDAPAKIGGPLGFLVELLAAVPSVIYGLWGLFVFRIYFKDWIETPIHNAFGDSIWLFSGTPFGLDIITASVILSIMIIPTVSAVSREVMKAVPQQQREAAYMLGATKWEMFKLAVFPYSKTGLIGASILGLGRAVGETMAVTMLIGNATGIAAIPSSLFKPSQTMSSIIANEFVEASPASLHLPAIIGIALILLLIAIIINVVAHILVTRMMKVKEGAINN from the coding sequence GTGAGTAAACCTAAACTTTACACTCCGAAAACTGGTAAACGACAGATCTCTGATAAAATTTTTAAAATTGCTGCAACTGTTGCAGGAGTTTATGTTTTAGCAATTATTGTTTTATTGGTCTTTCAATTATTTACGGAATCTTATCCAATTTGGGAAGAGGATGGATTTTCATTTATCACAGGTACTGATTGGAATGCTGTAGAGGGTAGAGAGTCATTTGGCGCTTTACCATATATTTTTGGAACTTTGGTTACTTCTGCACTTGCTATGGCAATTGGTGTCCCTCTAAGTATTGCTATTGCAATGTTTATCTCTGACGCTCCGGCAAAAATTGGTGGTCCTCTAGGTTTTCTGGTTGAACTTTTAGCTGCTGTTCCAAGTGTAATTTATGGACTATGGGGTCTTTTTGTGTTTAGAATTTATTTTAAAGATTGGATTGAGACCCCTATTCATAACGCATTTGGAGATTCAATATGGTTATTTTCAGGAACTCCTTTTGGACTTGATATAATCACGGCTAGTGTAATTTTATCTATCATGATTATTCCTACTGTGTCTGCTGTGTCTCGTGAAGTTATGAAAGCTGTTCCACAACAGCAAAGAGAAGCAGCATACATGTTAGGTGCAACAAAATGGGAGATGTTCAAGCTTGCAGTTTTTCCATATTCGAAAACTGGATTAATTGGTGCTTCTATTCTGGGCCTTGGAAGAGCTGTTGGTGAAACTATGGCAGTAACTATGTTAATTGGCAATGCTACGGGCATTGCTGCAATTCCCTCATCATTATTCAAACCCAGTCAAACAATGTCTAGTATTATTGCAAATGAATTTGTTGAAGCTTCTCCTGCATCCTTACATCTTCCAGCTATCATTGGCATTGCCTTGATTCTCTTACTCATTGCAATTATCATTAATGTTGTAGCCCATATTTTAGTAACAAGAATGATGAAAGTCAAAGAGGGAGCAATTAACAATTGA
- a CDS encoding MIP/aquaporin family protein has translation MTYSNLQIFTVELIGTFILVIFATGSIVYDAEVFDGKLGIPFAALAPFIALLIGVYSFGKISMAHFNPAVTIGYYITGHISKIQIVYYFAAEIIGAILGSLFVLLFIGDKANLGANAPNYDHSIFLIFPVEVLASAMLMGVIFYVVYTKGLKGFSGVAIGGIVGLDILFLAFISGASMNPARALAPALLSGSLGDLWLYWSAPFVGTIIVAFLFRNKFQAQRASNYE, from the coding sequence ATGACATATTCAAATTTACAAATTTTTACTGTAGAGTTGATTGGAACATTTATTCTTGTAATATTTGCAACTGGCTCAATTGTATATGATGCAGAAGTCTTTGATGGTAAATTGGGAATCCCTTTTGCTGCTCTTGCACCATTTATTGCATTATTAATCGGAGTGTATTCTTTTGGAAAAATTTCTATGGCTCATTTTAATCCTGCAGTTACTATTGGTTATTACATTACAGGACATATCTCAAAAATTCAGATAGTATATTATTTTGCAGCTGAAATTATTGGAGCGATATTGGGTTCTTTGTTTGTTTTATTGTTTATTGGTGATAAAGCAAATCTTGGAGCAAATGCTCCTAACTATGATCATTCTATATTTTTAATATTTCCTGTTGAAGTATTGGCATCTGCCATGCTAATGGGTGTGATTTTTTATGTAGTTTATACAAAAGGATTGAAAGGATTTAGCGGTGTAGCGATTGGTGGAATTGTTGGATTGGATATTTTATTTTTAGCTTTTATTTCTGGAGCATCAATGAATCCTGCAAGAGCATTAGCTCCTGCGTTATTGTCTGGCTCTTTAGGTGATTTGTGGCTATATTGGAGTGCTCCATTTGTTGGAACTATAATTGTGGCATTTCTCTTTCGAAACAAATTCCAAGCCCAGCGAGCCTCAAATTACGAATAA
- a CDS encoding PhoU domain-containing protein: MARLIDPSLQKLSFIMGEMGDMVTESISLAIDSYLDGTNTMDKVLALSDSIRSKYFEVEDLTFDMLLKYQPVADDFRLIRSSTEISYAFSRFGRYAYDITQVRDLFGDVSECKNASLVESSKKVKHMIKEAVLSFAELDVRKAIKIREDEKVIDQIYKERLPKLIESKNTKCALAEALLLRYLERIGDHAVFMSDAINYIVTGKHRPSEERIASHTKN; the protein is encoded by the coding sequence ATGGCTAGGCTAATAGATCCTTCTTTGCAAAAACTCTCCTTTATCATGGGCGAAATGGGTGATATGGTTACCGAATCTATTTCCCTTGCTATTGACTCCTACCTTGATGGTACAAACACTATGGATAAAGTACTTGCTTTATCTGATTCTATTCGTTCAAAGTATTTTGAAGTTGAAGACTTGACATTTGACATGCTTTTAAAATATCAACCAGTTGCAGATGATTTCAGATTAATTCGATCATCTACAGAAATTTCTTATGCATTTTCAAGATTTGGAAGATATGCATATGATATCACTCAAGTTCGAGATTTATTCGGTGATGTGTCTGAATGCAAAAATGCCTCTTTGGTTGAATCATCAAAAAAAGTCAAACATATGATCAAAGAAGCAGTTTTGTCATTTGCAGAGCTTGATGTAAGAAAAGCAATCAAAATTCGTGAAGATGAAAAGGTAATTGATCAAATTTACAAAGAGCGACTTCCCAAACTCATTGAATCAAAAAATACCAAATGTGCTTTAGCAGAAGCCCTACTATTGAGATATCTTGAAAGAATTGGAGATCATGCAGTGTTCATGAGTGATGCCATTAATTACATTGTTACTGGAAAACATAGACCTAGTGAGGAAAGGATAGCTTCTCATACTAAAAATTAA
- a CDS encoding sodium-dependent bicarbonate transport family permease, with protein MDVLELIQANLLTPIILFFLFGIIAARIKSDLKIPEAISEFLPIYLLAAIGLHGGIEMRNTGFENMLLPMSVAIGLSLLFTLNHYQILRRLGKFNIFDSYALASTYGAVGAVHFSVGLSFLKNQGVTSEGYIAAILAVLEPLAFILAIFMTNMAVSKQIKAKKQSFGDNDSAKIDVGSSQTKTKLSQVLRESITGKAIVILLGSIVIGYIIGEDGFESIKIVFDEMFTGALVIFMIEMGIIAGQRLDDIKKVGIFLTAFAIIVPVFNGIIGVLVATMLGLSIGGAVMFGLLMASASFIAAPAVLRHAIPQAKPSLYITSALGITFPFNIIVTLPILFSISTLVHTGEGTIDLFQQIAEVFR; from the coding sequence ATGGATGTTTTAGAACTAATTCAAGCTAATCTTCTTACGCCAATAATTCTATTCTTCCTGTTTGGAATTATTGCAGCAAGAATAAAGTCTGATTTGAAAATTCCTGAAGCAATTTCTGAATTTTTGCCAATCTATCTTCTTGCCGCAATCGGCCTTCATGGAGGAATAGAGATGAGAAACACTGGTTTTGAAAACATGTTACTTCCAATGTCAGTGGCAATTGGATTATCTCTGTTGTTTACTCTGAATCATTACCAGATACTTCGAAGATTAGGAAAATTCAATATCTTTGATTCGTATGCTCTAGCATCAACTTATGGTGCAGTAGGTGCAGTGCATTTCTCAGTTGGTTTATCATTTTTGAAAAATCAAGGAGTGACTTCTGAGGGTTACATTGCAGCAATTCTTGCAGTGTTAGAACCACTTGCATTTATTTTGGCAATATTTATGACAAACATGGCAGTTTCAAAACAGATCAAAGCCAAGAAACAATCTTTTGGAGATAATGACTCTGCTAAAATAGATGTTGGATCAAGTCAAACAAAAACAAAACTTTCTCAAGTACTACGTGAATCTATTACCGGAAAAGCTATTGTCATTCTTCTAGGTAGTATTGTAATTGGTTACATTATCGGTGAGGACGGTTTTGAATCCATCAAGATTGTTTTTGATGAAATGTTTACTGGAGCATTAGTGATTTTCATGATTGAAATGGGAATTATAGCCGGTCAAAGACTAGATGATATTAAAAAAGTAGGTATTTTTCTTACTGCATTTGCCATAATTGTGCCTGTGTTCAATGGAATAATTGGGGTTCTAGTTGCAACTATGCTGGGATTAAGCATTGGAGGAGCAGTTATGTTTGGATTGCTGATGGCAAGTGCATCATTTATTGCAGCACCTGCAGTTTTACGACATGCAATACCTCAAGCAAAACCCAGTCTATACATAACATCTGCTTTGGGAATTACATTTCCATTTAATATCATTGTTACATTACCAATCCTATTTTCAATATCTACACTTGTTCACACTGGAGAGGGAACGATAGACTTATTCCAACAAATTGCGGAGGTATTTCGATGA
- a CDS encoding inorganic phosphate transporter: MLELAIGAIIVALIFDFVNGFNDSANSVATVIGTRVLKPIQAVGLSAAMNFIGPFVFGVAVATTIAKGIVSPDDITVYMIVGGLSGAIAWSTLCTYFGLPISNSHSLIGGIMGAGIAGLGFEKLVLGGLTKVFAGIVIAPIGGIIFGLLLTTAIITIFASKRPGPVNKTFGRLQIISSAWFALTHGANDGQKTMGIIVLILFSAGMIPDLEMPLWVIFAAATAMGLGTFFGGYKVIKTLGVKITKLKPYQGFAAETGGGLMLAIFAVFGIPASTTHAITGTIMGSGAARRKRAVRWKVSRQIVFSWVITIPGAALFGIAFTYVIDLFV; encoded by the coding sequence ATGTTAGAGCTAGCAATAGGCGCAATAATTGTAGCACTAATCTTTGATTTTGTAAATGGATTCAATGATTCGGCAAATTCTGTTGCAACTGTGATTGGTACTCGTGTTTTAAAACCAATTCAAGCAGTAGGATTGTCTGCTGCAATGAATTTCATTGGGCCATTTGTTTTTGGTGTTGCAGTAGCCACTACCATTGCAAAAGGAATAGTCAGTCCTGATGATATTACTGTCTATATGATAGTGGGTGGCTTGTCTGGCGCAATTGCATGGAGTACTCTATGTACATATTTTGGATTGCCTATCTCAAACAGCCATTCTCTAATTGGAGGCATAATGGGTGCCGGCATTGCAGGATTAGGATTTGAAAAATTAGTTCTAGGTGGACTAACAAAAGTATTTGCAGGAATTGTTATTGCTCCAATAGGTGGAATAATCTTTGGACTTTTACTAACAACTGCAATCATTACTATATTTGCAAGTAAAAGACCCGGACCTGTTAACAAAACTTTTGGAAGGCTACAAATCATTTCATCAGCTTGGTTTGCTTTAACTCACGGAGCAAATGATGGACAAAAAACTATGGGAATTATTGTATTGATATTATTCTCTGCTGGAATGATTCCAGATCTTGAAATGCCGCTATGGGTTATTTTTGCAGCTGCTACAGCTATGGGACTAGGAACTTTCTTTGGTGGATACAAAGTAATCAAAACATTAGGCGTAAAAATTACAAAACTCAAACCATATCAGGGATTTGCTGCAGAAACTGGTGGGGGTCTAATGTTGGCAATCTTTGCTGTATTTGGAATCCCTGCTAGTACCACCCATGCAATTACCGGAACTATAATGGGTTCAGGTGCTGCCCGTAGAAAACGCGCTGTAAGATGGAAGGTGAGTCGACAAATTGTGTTTTCATGGGTGATCACTATTCCTGGTGCTGCCTTATTTGGAATTGCCTTTACTTATGTTATTGATCTATTTGTGTGA
- the pstA gene encoding phosphate ABC transporter permease PstA encodes MSTTIEKRQEYRALFKNNVSKRLVVDKVVRIIVFSCVIIAIIPLGSILLEVFKNGISAISYEFLTATPGSIGSGEGGIGPAIQGTLIIIGLSSLVGVPIGVMSGIYLSEYGDNKLARSIRFFTDVFMEFPSIVLGIFAFLVIVLILGHFSVWAGAFALSLIMFPIVARTTEESLKMVPITYREAGTALGLKKWVITFRIVISAAKSGMVTGILLSVSRIGGETAPLIMTILGSSQFFSSMDVPMDALPLRIWRLSLLPYDSAQLQGWGSALVLIMIILGINLGVRYYFASKQRNKIFGRLLKLGARVK; translated from the coding sequence TTGAGTACCACAATTGAAAAAAGACAAGAGTATAGAGCTTTATTCAAAAACAATGTTAGTAAGAGGCTAGTTGTAGATAAAGTAGTTAGAATCATAGTATTTTCATGTGTTATAATTGCAATTATTCCACTTGGAAGTATTCTTTTGGAAGTTTTCAAAAATGGAATTTCTGCTATAAGTTATGAATTTCTAACTGCAACTCCGGGATCTATTGGTTCTGGAGAAGGTGGAATAGGTCCTGCCATTCAAGGAACTTTGATAATCATTGGGCTTTCCAGTTTGGTTGGAGTTCCAATCGGTGTAATGTCTGGGATATATTTGTCAGAATATGGTGATAACAAACTAGCAAGATCCATTCGATTTTTTACTGATGTGTTTATGGAATTTCCATCTATTGTTTTAGGTATTTTTGCATTTTTAGTAATTGTTTTAATTCTTGGTCATTTTTCAGTGTGGGCAGGAGCTTTTGCATTGTCATTAATCATGTTTCCAATTGTAGCAAGAACTACTGAGGAATCTTTGAAGATGGTGCCTATTACTTATCGTGAAGCAGGAACTGCTTTGGGTTTAAAAAAATGGGTGATTACATTTAGAATTGTAATTTCTGCAGCAAAAAGTGGAATGGTTACTGGAATTTTACTTTCTGTTTCAAGGATTGGTGGTGAAACTGCACCATTAATTATGACTATACTTGGCAGTAGTCAGTTCTTTAGCAGTATGGATGTGCCTATGGATGCTCTCCCATTAAGAATTTGGAGATTGTCTCTATTGCCATATGATAGCGCACAACTACAAGGTTGGGGGTCTGCATTGGTATTGATAATGATCATTCTTGGAATAAATCTTGGTGTACGATATTATTTTGCTAGTAAGCAAAGAAATAAGATCTTTGGTAGACTACTTAAACTGGGGGCTCGCGTGAAATAA